One window from the genome of Mycolicibacterium gadium encodes:
- a CDS encoding serine/threonine-protein kinase produces MPLAEGDVFAGYTVVRQLGAGGMGEVYLVQHPRLPRCDALKILPVELTTDREYLERFNREADLVARLWHPNIVGVHDRGEYNGQFWITMDFVEGTDAARLLADHQGGGLPPADVVRIVSGVADALDYAHQQHLLHRDVKPSNILLAQSNSTFSRALLADFGIARSNADTSDLTATNMTVGTVAYAAPEQLMGEPLDGRADQYALAATAFHLLTGQQLFQHDNPAVVISNHLTASPPSIGDRIPELSGLGPAFQRALAKAPGDRFDSCGDFAEAMAHGLSEVAQQIGATDATMSAPASGRRNKHMKNGGSSRWRLGLLAAGVAAVLGGAAIAAGVTIANRDEPAPQGPAVSPEASAPTSAPVVPVVLIGADCDPLGSAGVATTGQQAYCSRLPSTGDHLWSIYQGPVPSPTATPGPTDEVYPPGIEEQVRVCVGETGKTRIECRRDIREGNLTGPA; encoded by the coding sequence ACCGTCGTGCGCCAACTGGGCGCGGGCGGCATGGGCGAGGTTTATCTGGTCCAGCACCCGCGGCTGCCCCGGTGCGACGCTCTGAAGATCTTGCCGGTCGAGCTGACCACCGACCGCGAATACCTCGAGCGCTTCAACCGCGAGGCCGACCTGGTTGCGCGACTGTGGCACCCGAACATCGTCGGAGTGCACGACCGCGGCGAGTACAACGGTCAGTTCTGGATCACGATGGACTTCGTCGAGGGCACCGACGCCGCGCGGCTTCTCGCCGACCATCAGGGCGGCGGGCTGCCGCCTGCGGACGTCGTGCGGATCGTGTCGGGCGTCGCCGACGCGCTGGACTACGCGCACCAGCAGCACTTGCTCCATCGCGACGTCAAGCCGTCGAACATCCTTCTGGCCCAGTCGAATTCCACCTTCAGCCGCGCGCTGCTCGCCGACTTCGGCATCGCACGCTCGAACGCGGACACCTCGGATCTGACGGCCACCAACATGACCGTCGGCACGGTGGCCTACGCGGCGCCCGAGCAGCTCATGGGCGAGCCGCTCGACGGTCGGGCCGACCAGTACGCGCTCGCCGCGACCGCCTTCCACCTTCTCACCGGCCAGCAGTTGTTCCAGCACGACAACCCGGCCGTGGTCATCAGCAATCACCTCACGGCCAGCCCGCCGTCGATCGGCGACCGCATCCCCGAACTGTCCGGATTGGGCCCCGCGTTCCAGCGCGCGCTGGCCAAGGCGCCCGGCGACCGCTTCGACTCGTGCGGCGACTTCGCCGAGGCGATGGCTCACGGTCTGTCCGAGGTGGCACAGCAGATCGGAGCCACCGACGCGACGATGTCGGCGCCCGCGTCGGGGCGCCGGAACAAGCACATGAAGAACGGCGGATCGAGCCGCTGGCGGCTCGGACTGCTGGCGGCGGGCGTCGCCGCGGTGCTCGGCGGCGCGGCGATCGCGGCTGGGGTGACCATCGCGAATCGGGACGAGCCGGCGCCCCAAGGTCCCGCGGTCAGCCCTGAAGCGTCGGCTCCGACGAGCGCCCCGGTCGTGCCGGTGGTGCTCATCGGTGCGGACTGCGATCCGCTGGGCTCGGCGGGTGTCGCTACGACCGGCCAGCAGGCGTACTGCTCGCGGCTGCCGTCGACCGGCGACCATCTATGGTCGATTTACCAAGGCCCCGTACCGAGTCCGACCGCCACTCCCGGTCCGACCGACGAGGTGTACCCGCCGGGGATCGAGGAACAGGTGCGGGTGTGCGTGGGCGAAACGGGCAAGACCCGGATCGAGTGCCGCAGAGACATCCGCGAGGGCAACCTCACCGGGCCGGCGTAG
- a CDS encoding hemophore-related protein, translating into MRLKATTLVASGGLLLSMAAGAGTASAQDLAPLLNTTCTYPQVIGALTAQNPAAAGQLTASPSTVAIVQQYLVSPPTERQKMLSRLQTLPAAAQYVGLLLGVAATCNSF; encoded by the coding sequence ATGCGCTTGAAAGCAACAACTCTCGTCGCCTCGGGCGGTTTGCTGCTGTCGATGGCCGCAGGCGCCGGAACGGCGTCGGCACAGGATCTCGCCCCGCTCCTCAACACCACCTGCACGTATCCGCAGGTGATCGGGGCGCTCACGGCTCAGAACCCAGCCGCTGCGGGCCAGTTGACCGCCTCGCCCTCGACCGTCGCCATTGTCCAGCAGTACCTCGTCTCGCCCCCCACCGAGCGCCAGAAAATGCTCTCGCGGCTGCAAACCCTTCCGGCAGCCGCACAGTACGTCGGCCTCCTGTTGGGCGTCGCGGCCACCTGCAACAGCTTCTGA
- a CDS encoding TetR/AcrR family transcriptional regulator: MPRPVEIPHPENSGPRARRGAYHHGDLKRALTDAALALVQEKGPKGFTLREVARRAGVSAAAPYRHFADKAQLLAAVATQGFVQLHEALDAVVAVNDDLAEQALATGREYVRWAVTHPDYYQVMFGAELDKTGSPEVITAGIRAFDDLLDTIRRCQQAGLLPAGDPRATAGPIWSLLHGISMLTIGSELTHVGIDEETEALTDRALRQMMF, encoded by the coding sequence ATGCCACGTCCAGTGGAAATTCCTCATCCGGAAAATTCAGGCCCGCGCGCCAGGCGGGGCGCCTACCACCACGGAGATCTCAAGCGCGCACTGACCGATGCGGCATTGGCGTTGGTTCAGGAGAAGGGCCCGAAGGGTTTCACGCTGCGCGAGGTCGCCCGGCGCGCGGGCGTCAGCGCTGCCGCGCCGTATCGGCACTTCGCCGACAAGGCACAGCTGCTGGCGGCCGTGGCCACGCAAGGGTTCGTACAACTGCACGAGGCGTTGGACGCGGTAGTCGCGGTCAACGACGACCTCGCCGAGCAAGCACTCGCGACGGGGAGGGAGTACGTGCGGTGGGCCGTCACCCATCCCGACTACTACCAGGTGATGTTCGGTGCCGAACTCGACAAGACCGGCAGCCCCGAGGTGATCACCGCCGGGATACGCGCCTTCGACGATCTACTCGACACCATCAGGCGGTGTCAGCAGGCCGGACTGCTGCCCGCCGGCGATCCGCGCGCGACCGCAGGCCCCATTTGGTCGCTGCTGCACGGCATTTCGATGCTCACGATCGGCAGCGAACTCACCCACGTCGGCATCGACGAGGAAACCGAGGCGCTGACGGATCGTGCGCTGCGCCAGATGATGTTCTGA
- a CDS encoding serine hydrolase domain-containing protein gives MKATVRVASLAMCLGLVIGACSSPESTTASETATPENPALKPIDPGAFQAAVEKAAKDLYVPGAMVVLRTPQGEYRAAVGTTELGAQRPPAGGTHFRIASNTKTLTAALIVLLAQDGKLKFTDPVSKYVPDVPDGDKITIADLLKMRSGLYNYTEAPELAESLESDPVKAWTPREALAIAFAHPREFAPGAEYMYDNTNYVLLGVIAEQVGGRPLAEQFKKRLLGPVGIGQTSLPAIDDTSIPAPYSHGYMYGESKYALADIPYPAEMQAEMRSGALKPIDYTYQNPSYATAAGGAISTADDLATWIKALVSGEVFNADYQQQWLDSLQIEDPGSPGGQMYGYGISYQRYSPTAQMYYHGGELPGFNSFMGHDPDNDVTLVIWTNLTLSPDGATTANALLPKVLNEVYTGMNF, from the coding sequence ATGAAGGCAACGGTTCGCGTCGCGTCACTGGCGATGTGCCTGGGCCTCGTCATCGGCGCGTGCTCATCGCCGGAGTCGACGACGGCATCCGAGACTGCCACGCCAGAGAACCCGGCGCTCAAGCCCATCGATCCCGGGGCGTTCCAAGCGGCGGTCGAGAAGGCGGCCAAGGACCTCTACGTGCCGGGTGCGATGGTGGTTCTGCGGACCCCGCAGGGTGAATATCGAGCGGCGGTCGGCACGACCGAGCTCGGCGCGCAGCGGCCGCCCGCCGGTGGTACGCATTTCCGGATCGCGTCGAACACCAAGACGCTGACCGCGGCGCTCATCGTGCTGCTCGCCCAGGACGGCAAGCTGAAATTCACCGATCCCGTGTCGAAATACGTTCCGGACGTGCCCGACGGTGACAAGATCACGATCGCCGATCTGCTGAAGATGCGCAGCGGCCTCTACAACTACACCGAAGCACCCGAACTCGCCGAATCCCTCGAGTCCGATCCGGTGAAAGCCTGGACGCCGCGAGAGGCGTTGGCGATCGCGTTCGCCCATCCCCGGGAGTTCGCTCCGGGCGCGGAGTACATGTACGACAACACCAACTACGTGTTGCTGGGTGTCATCGCCGAGCAGGTCGGTGGGCGTCCGCTGGCCGAACAGTTCAAGAAACGGCTGCTCGGCCCGGTCGGCATCGGTCAGACGTCGCTTCCGGCGATCGACGACACGTCGATCCCGGCACCCTACTCACACGGCTACATGTACGGCGAGAGCAAGTACGCGTTGGCCGACATCCCGTACCCGGCAGAGATGCAAGCCGAAATGCGTTCCGGTGCACTCAAACCGATCGACTACACGTATCAGAATCCGTCGTACGCCACCGCCGCGGGCGGAGCCATCTCCACGGCCGACGACCTGGCGACGTGGATCAAGGCGCTGGTATCGGGCGAGGTGTTCAACGCCGACTATCAGCAGCAGTGGTTGGACAGCCTGCAAATCGAGGATCCGGGCTCACCCGGCGGGCAGATGTACGGATACGGAATCTCGTATCAGCGGTACAGCCCGACCGCGCAGATGTATTACCACGGCGGCGAGCTGCCGGGCTTCAACTCGTTCATGGGCCATGACCCGGACAACGATGTGACACTGGTCATTTGGACGAACCTCACGTTGTCACCCGATGGCGCCACGACTGCGAACGCGTTGCTGCCGAAGGTCCTCAACGAGGTCTATACCGGGATGAACTTCTAG
- a CDS encoding STAS domain-containing protein yields MRNGTVRIGRPDPALVDEHRQCGRATFAVRRLAASRLAIAVIGDIDAGNGRELGRFVEQHTGISRQLVLDLRAVDFAGTQAFTAIYYISVHCARNDVDWILVGSHPVRRLLSICDPNGELPLVDDLPSALERLTRTARCHQHVRSAV; encoded by the coding sequence ATGAGGAATGGGACCGTTCGTATCGGTCGGCCGGATCCTGCTTTGGTAGATGAGCACCGGCAATGCGGCAGAGCGACCTTTGCGGTGCGGCGGCTCGCCGCGTCACGCCTGGCCATCGCGGTGATCGGCGACATCGACGCCGGTAACGGACGCGAACTCGGCCGCTTCGTCGAACAGCACACCGGGATTTCGCGCCAGCTGGTGCTCGACCTTCGGGCCGTCGACTTCGCGGGCACCCAGGCTTTCACGGCGATCTACTACATCAGCGTCCACTGCGCCCGCAACGACGTCGACTGGATCCTCGTCGGCAGCCACCCCGTGCGACGCCTGCTCTCGATCTGTGACCCCAACGGTGAACTGCCGCTCGTCGACGACCTCCCGTCGGCGCTGGAGCGCCTGACCCGCACGGCTCGGTGCCACCAGCACGTTCGATCCGCGGTATAG
- a CDS encoding FAD-binding domain, with protein sequence MRVAISGAGVAGTALAYWLDRAGHTPVLIEQAPRFRTGGYMIDFWGVGYRVAERMGIEEQLCELGYDVNCLRSVGRDGKVKSELGVEIFRRMLDDDFISLPRGDLAAAIYRTIDGRVEARYGDSISAIKQLGNGVRLSFEHAPPEQFDLVVGADGLHSTVRRLEFGPEGDYLHYLGCRVAACVVDGYRPRDDLTYVTYNTIGHQIARFALRGDRTMFLFVFRSEDSGDETPPKQRLRNEFGHLGWECPQILDAVDDVEDLYFDVVSQVRMDRWSRDRVLLIGDAAGCISLLGGEGTGLAMTEAYVAAGELVRADGDHRRAFDAYESRLRPLISSKQVSAQRLVGFFATRTRFGLWFRNVAIRTMNFSPVATLFSGSVRDDIELPDYAI encoded by the coding sequence ATGCGGGTCGCCATCAGCGGGGCCGGTGTCGCGGGCACAGCGCTCGCATACTGGTTGGACCGGGCCGGCCACACGCCCGTTTTGATCGAGCAGGCACCGCGATTCCGCACCGGCGGATACATGATCGACTTCTGGGGCGTCGGCTACCGCGTTGCGGAGCGAATGGGCATCGAGGAGCAGCTCTGCGAGCTCGGCTATGACGTGAACTGTCTGCGCTCGGTCGGCCGCGACGGCAAGGTCAAGTCAGAACTCGGCGTCGAGATCTTCCGTCGCATGCTCGACGACGATTTCATCAGCCTGCCCCGCGGCGATCTGGCTGCGGCGATCTACCGCACCATCGACGGCCGAGTCGAGGCCCGTTACGGCGACAGCATCAGCGCGATCAAGCAACTCGGCAACGGCGTCCGCCTGAGCTTCGAGCACGCCCCGCCCGAACAGTTCGACCTCGTCGTCGGCGCGGACGGGCTGCACTCGACCGTGCGGCGGCTGGAGTTCGGACCGGAGGGTGACTACCTGCACTATTTGGGCTGCCGGGTCGCCGCATGCGTGGTCGACGGCTACCGCCCCCGCGACGACCTCACGTACGTCACCTACAACACCATCGGCCACCAGATCGCCCGCTTTGCCCTGCGCGGCGACCGCACGATGTTCCTGTTCGTGTTCCGCTCCGAGGACAGCGGTGACGAGACCCCACCGAAACAGCGGCTGCGCAATGAGTTCGGCCACCTCGGCTGGGAGTGCCCCCAAATACTCGATGCGGTCGATGACGTCGAGGATCTCTACTTCGACGTGGTGAGCCAGGTCCGGATGGACCGCTGGTCGCGCGACCGAGTGCTGCTGATCGGCGACGCCGCGGGATGCATCTCGTTGCTCGGCGGCGAGGGCACCGGGCTGGCGATGACCGAGGCGTACGTCGCCGCCGGTGAACTCGTCCGCGCGGACGGCGACCACCGCCGCGCCTTCGACGCGTACGAGAGCCGGCTGCGTCCGCTGATCTCGTCCAAACAGGTCAGCGCCCAGCGGCTCGTCGGCTTCTTCGCGACGCGAACCCGCTTCGGGTTGTGGTTCCGCAACGTCGCCATCCGCACCATGAACTTCTCTCCAGTGGCGACGCTGTTCTCCGGCAGCGTGCGCGACGACATCGAACTGCCCGATTACGCCATCTAG
- a CDS encoding NAD(P)/FAD-dependent oxidoreductase, whose protein sequence is MPTDLREIVVVGAGLAGMRAAETLRQQGYDSALTVVGDERHAPYHRPPLSKKLLSGQIQRAGIDLALQFDFDARVLRGASARKLDTSARTLELDDDGTPVSLHYDGLVIATGATPRAWPGGSVPDGVLLLRTVDDCLAIRERLAARPRVVVVGGGFIGAEVAATCRTLGLDVTLIERGNGLLQSALGAEMAECWAKLHTQHGVDLRVGVDVQGFVGERKVEGVTLSDGSRVAADLVIVGLGVTPATGWLEGSGLRVDDGLVCDATGAVDGCENVVAAGDIARWWHPRYERHLRIEHWDHAGRQGETAARTLLGAADAYDGLPYFWSDQYDVKLQMLGVPTGYDAFTIVDGRPDGWDFTGAYGREGHTIAVLSTIPGRVQVYRDAIAQAAAFPPRPV, encoded by the coding sequence ATGCCCACCGACCTTCGCGAGATCGTCGTCGTCGGCGCGGGGCTCGCAGGAATGCGTGCCGCCGAAACGCTACGGCAGCAGGGCTACGACAGCGCGCTGACCGTCGTCGGCGACGAGCGCCACGCGCCCTACCACCGTCCGCCCCTTTCGAAGAAACTCCTCAGCGGGCAGATCCAACGGGCCGGCATCGACCTTGCGCTGCAGTTCGATTTCGACGCGCGGGTCCTGCGTGGCGCGTCGGCGCGCAAGCTCGACACGTCGGCGCGCACCCTTGAACTCGACGACGACGGCACGCCGGTGTCGCTGCACTACGACGGCCTCGTCATTGCCACCGGCGCCACCCCGCGCGCCTGGCCGGGCGGGTCGGTGCCCGACGGCGTCCTGCTGCTGCGCACCGTCGACGACTGCCTCGCGATTCGCGAACGACTCGCGGCACGGCCGCGGGTCGTGGTGGTCGGCGGCGGGTTCATCGGCGCCGAGGTCGCCGCGACGTGCCGGACACTCGGGCTCGACGTCACGCTGATCGAACGCGGGAATGGTCTGCTGCAGTCCGCGCTCGGCGCCGAGATGGCCGAGTGCTGGGCGAAATTGCACACCCAGCACGGGGTCGACCTCAGGGTCGGTGTCGACGTGCAGGGGTTCGTCGGCGAACGAAAGGTGGAAGGCGTCACGCTGAGCGACGGCTCGCGGGTTGCCGCGGACCTTGTCATCGTCGGGTTGGGCGTCACCCCCGCCACCGGCTGGCTCGAAGGGTCAGGGCTGCGCGTCGACGACGGTTTGGTGTGCGACGCGACCGGTGCGGTCGACGGGTGCGAAAACGTCGTCGCGGCGGGCGACATCGCGCGCTGGTGGCATCCGCGCTACGAACGCCACCTCCGCATCGAGCACTGGGACCACGCGGGACGCCAGGGCGAAACCGCGGCCCGGACGCTGCTGGGCGCTGCGGATGCCTACGACGGCCTGCCGTACTTCTGGTCCGACCAGTACGACGTCAAGCTTCAGATGCTGGGGGTGCCGACCGGCTACGACGCCTTCACCATCGTCGACGGTCGACCCGACGGCTGGGACTTCACCGGGGCCTACGGGCGCGAGGGCCACACCATCGCGGTGCTGTCGACGATCCCCGGCCGGGTCCAGGTCTACCGCGACGCGATTGCACAGGCGGCAGCCTTTCCACCGAGACCGGTGTAG
- a CDS encoding ferredoxin, with protein MVDLDTCDGNGVCMSICHEVFDVQEDGLHVLQDHPSDDLRHQLEGAAVSCPTQAITVED; from the coding sequence ATGGTCGATCTCGACACCTGCGATGGAAACGGTGTCTGCATGAGCATCTGCCACGAGGTGTTCGACGTGCAGGAGGACGGCCTGCACGTGCTGCAGGATCACCCGAGCGACGACCTGCGCCATCAACTCGAGGGCGCAGCAGTGTCATGTCCCACTCAGGCGATCACGGTGGAGGACTGA
- a CDS encoding metal-dependent hydrolase produces the protein MPEVQLHHDGHPKYRRMVRFDWSQTPLHWVPDDPFATHMINVLHLLLPEGERHFIKAVLEASSLIDDPELESAIKPFVQQESWHAWAHQVVLDHLAEQGIDTKPYTDRLGRTLSITLGDPPKLLPARLHKWWLYRRLADVAALEHFTAMLGQWVLQNRTHDEIGTDPMMLDLLRWHGAEEVEHRSLVYDVYQHVSGNYVIRAVSMVMTTPLFIGWWIAGARYLMAADPTIDQKWRWRDWVRAARKGLLPGPWTLLVSAPLRYLRPSHHPDHEASTEQAIEYLEYSPAAKAARERAGARQRPQGAEMTSGQQISEAERAGAQ, from the coding sequence ATGCCAGAAGTCCAACTGCATCACGACGGGCACCCGAAATACCGCCGCATGGTGCGCTTCGACTGGTCGCAGACACCGCTGCACTGGGTGCCCGACGATCCGTTCGCGACGCACATGATCAACGTGCTGCACCTGCTGCTCCCCGAAGGTGAACGACACTTCATCAAGGCGGTCCTCGAGGCCTCGTCACTCATCGACGATCCCGAATTGGAGTCGGCGATCAAACCGTTCGTGCAGCAGGAGTCCTGGCATGCCTGGGCACACCAGGTCGTGCTGGACCATCTCGCCGAGCAAGGCATCGACACCAAGCCCTACACCGACCGCCTCGGACGCACCCTGTCCATCACGCTCGGCGACCCGCCCAAGCTGCTCCCGGCACGACTCCACAAATGGTGGCTCTATCGCCGACTGGCTGACGTCGCTGCGCTCGAACACTTCACCGCGATGCTCGGCCAGTGGGTGCTGCAGAACCGCACCCACGACGAGATCGGCACCGACCCGATGATGCTCGACCTACTGCGCTGGCACGGTGCCGAGGAGGTCGAACACCGCTCGTTGGTCTACGACGTCTACCAACACGTCAGCGGCAACTACGTCATCAGAGCCGTCTCGATGGTGATGACGACGCCGTTGTTCATCGGTTGGTGGATCGCCGGCGCGCGGTACCTGATGGCCGCCGACCCGACCATCGACCAGAAATGGCGCTGGCGCGACTGGGTGCGGGCCGCGCGCAAGGGCCTACTACCCGGACCGTGGACCCTGCTGGTGTCCGCGCCGCTGCGCTACTTGCGGCCCAGTCACCACCCCGACCACGAGGCCTCCACCGAGCAGGCCATCGAATATCTCGAGTACTCCCCCGCAGCGAAGGCCGCCCGCGAACGGGCCGGCGCCCGGCAACGACCGCAGGGTGCCGAGATGACCAGCGGTCAGCAGATCTCCGAGGCGGAAAGGGCTGGCGCACAATGA
- a CDS encoding TPR repeat region-containing protein: MGITLADVQNWQPEQIDEVSQAAAQRARTSGEAAETLRNLSVFGTWKGEAGEAAQQAINQSATTLSLSQKEAFLVAMGAGKAAGDVRKVKNDLQSLLDYANAAPHVQIDLATNTVTPPDTTGWTEEQIAELRAKIEQVENRMVAVLAAAEEADADLARVLTAATGGDPGLPGEQGTNDGQSLQDGQLTPEEMARLEENTTLTPEQQEALVRGDLVLPSSQMEYLNNLSRSLDGKSPAEIRSMIDQMNANGQNGGAVADALQLLGNENITTAGDPAEGVPTQGGMANLPSGIRETFERPTRGIAVPTQGTNEQGNPTIEMPDYEHPFPELDNYRDVAAIVSAGDANLQHGTALDKALLDKSEEVLHGTHNPPYYPWAENVEWTQERIDPAVQDMLNAAGRDQMAVHGELVGTGGQPPNTAFIEDLFTHQWADDGAAAGTLLNGSGAVPTDLTDPTQLEQAIRSGQIMHAVDSYVGGDNTPKLLDIPGTDGQSVGQVNPELIQALAEANKPYIDDMLGNSLDDSQGFLPLDDMKNPEMPIMRDLFAVIDTNADAATTLNSQAYLNGLQYQANFEQSIIDGGTVNTGDLQSAGTLRGVIDSAANIADNDAIAYGDQQEVLAYESRGMWFDVAKTIGGEIPGVGTILAWGDKIPGDPLHQIFVGDAPAGADPTYIAQQSSEMMQYAVAQRLIDANLGDPSVFQQFGLIDPETNQLKPIKQDEFGDFRSAFTDYFMGINPTVKIGIEDYEDAYRDALPTPTGHTGG; the protein is encoded by the coding sequence GTGGGGATAACGCTTGCCGACGTCCAGAATTGGCAACCCGAGCAGATCGACGAAGTGTCACAGGCGGCGGCGCAACGTGCCCGCACCAGTGGCGAAGCCGCCGAAACGCTGCGCAACCTTTCGGTGTTCGGGACGTGGAAGGGCGAAGCCGGCGAGGCCGCGCAGCAGGCCATCAACCAATCGGCCACCACCCTGTCCCTGTCGCAGAAGGAGGCCTTCCTCGTCGCGATGGGCGCCGGGAAAGCCGCCGGTGACGTCCGCAAGGTCAAGAACGATCTCCAAAGCCTGCTCGATTACGCCAACGCCGCGCCGCACGTCCAGATCGACCTGGCCACCAACACGGTCACACCGCCGGACACCACCGGCTGGACCGAAGAACAGATCGCGGAGCTGAGAGCGAAGATCGAACAGGTCGAGAACCGGATGGTGGCCGTGCTGGCCGCCGCCGAGGAAGCCGACGCCGACCTGGCGCGGGTGCTCACCGCCGCGACGGGCGGCGACCCCGGGCTTCCCGGAGAGCAGGGCACCAACGACGGACAGTCGCTGCAGGACGGCCAACTCACACCGGAGGAAATGGCGCGCCTCGAGGAGAACACCACCCTGACGCCTGAGCAGCAGGAGGCGTTGGTCCGCGGCGACCTGGTGCTGCCCAGCAGCCAGATGGAGTACCTCAACAACCTGTCGCGGTCGCTGGATGGCAAGAGCCCGGCCGAGATTCGCTCGATGATCGACCAGATGAACGCCAACGGCCAGAACGGCGGCGCCGTCGCGGACGCGCTGCAACTGCTCGGCAACGAAAACATCACCACCGCAGGCGATCCCGCGGAGGGCGTGCCGACGCAAGGCGGCATGGCGAACCTGCCGTCGGGTATCCGCGAGACGTTCGAGCGTCCGACGCGTGGGATTGCCGTGCCTACTCAGGGCACAAACGAGCAGGGCAATCCGACCATCGAGATGCCCGATTACGAGCATCCGTTCCCCGAATTGGACAACTATCGCGATGTCGCGGCGATCGTGTCGGCGGGCGACGCCAACCTGCAGCATGGGACGGCGCTGGACAAGGCCCTGCTGGACAAATCGGAAGAGGTCCTGCACGGCACGCACAACCCGCCGTATTACCCGTGGGCCGAAAACGTCGAATGGACACAGGAACGCATCGACCCGGCGGTGCAGGACATGCTCAACGCCGCCGGACGAGACCAGATGGCCGTGCACGGCGAACTCGTCGGCACCGGTGGGCAGCCACCCAATACCGCGTTCATCGAAGACCTGTTCACCCATCAGTGGGCGGACGACGGCGCCGCGGCAGGCACGCTGCTCAACGGAAGCGGCGCGGTTCCGACCGACCTCACCGATCCCACCCAGCTGGAGCAGGCCATCCGCTCCGGGCAGATCATGCACGCAGTCGACTCGTATGTCGGCGGCGACAACACGCCGAAGCTGCTCGACATCCCTGGCACCGACGGGCAATCGGTCGGCCAGGTCAACCCCGAACTCATCCAGGCACTCGCGGAGGCCAACAAGCCCTACATCGACGACATGCTCGGTAATTCCCTGGACGACAGCCAGGGTTTCCTCCCGCTCGATGACATGAAGAACCCGGAGATGCCGATCATGCGCGATCTGTTCGCCGTGATCGACACCAATGCTGACGCCGCCACCACCCTCAACAGCCAGGCCTATCTCAACGGACTTCAGTACCAAGCCAACTTCGAGCAGTCCATCATCGACGGCGGCACGGTCAACACCGGCGATCTGCAATCAGCGGGCACGTTGCGTGGCGTGATCGATTCCGCGGCCAACATCGCCGACAACGACGCCATCGCCTACGGCGACCAGCAGGAGGTGTTGGCTTACGAAAGCCGCGGCATGTGGTTCGACGTCGCCAAGACGATCGGCGGAGAGATCCCCGGCGTCGGCACGATCCTGGCGTGGGGCGACAAGATTCCTGGCGATCCGCTGCACCAGATCTTCGTCGGCGACGCCCCCGCGGGCGCCGACCCGACCTACATCGCCCAGCAGAGTTCCGAAATGATGCAGTACGCCGTGGCACAGCGGTTGATCGACGCCAACCTCGGCGACCCGTCCGTCTTTCAGCAATTCGGTCTGATCGACCCCGAGACCAACCAACTCAAGCCGATCAAGCAGGACGAATTCGGCGACTTCCGCTCCGCGTTCACGGATTACTTCATGGGAATCAACCCGACGGTGAAGATCGGTATCGAGGACTACGAGGACGCCTACCGGGACGCGCTGCCCACGCCGACGGGGCACACGGGAGGATAG
- a CDS encoding WXG100 family type VII secretion target, translated as MEAAISRVGLFDMGKNLEVDPVEVRMAADHVDVAADGLRSDHGVAQERIGTARAGWIGNSGDALAKVATKWEADTTRHYNELIAHVEDFKSAAASYVGTDNQQSTEIENAGRDLGL; from the coding sequence ATGGAAGCTGCTATCTCGAGGGTGGGGTTGTTCGACATGGGCAAGAATCTGGAGGTCGATCCGGTCGAGGTGCGGATGGCCGCCGATCACGTCGATGTGGCCGCCGACGGCCTGCGTTCGGACCACGGCGTCGCACAGGAACGCATCGGCACCGCCCGGGCCGGCTGGATCGGGAACAGCGGCGACGCGCTCGCCAAGGTCGCCACCAAGTGGGAAGCAGACACCACCCGCCACTACAACGAACTCATCGCGCACGTCGAGGATTTCAAGTCGGCGGCGGCGAGCTACGTCGGCACCGACAACCAGCAGTCCACCGAAATCGAGAATGCGGGTCGGGATCTGGGGCTGTAA
- a CDS encoding DUF3072 domain-containing protein: MTNDTQQAPMENAEKDTSEWVTGDEPMTGPQRSYLGTLAQEAGRDVPDDLTKAQASELIDELQQQTGRSGSS; encoded by the coding sequence ATGACCAACGACACTCAGCAAGCCCCGATGGAGAACGCCGAGAAGGACACCTCCGAGTGGGTGACCGGCGACGAGCCCATGACCGGCCCGCAGCGCAGTTACCTCGGTACCCTGGCCCAGGAAGCGGGACGCGATGTCCCCGACGACCTGACCAAGGCGCAGGCTTCCGAGCTCATCGACGAGTTGCAGCAGCAGACCGGGCGGTCGGGGAGCTCGTAG